One Ethanoligenens harbinense YUAN-3 genomic window carries:
- a CDS encoding energy-coupling factor transporter ATPase yields MPIIQTQQLTYKYGAGTPFEQIALDHVDLSIEEGEFVGVIGHTGSGKSTLLQHFNGLLKPGSGRVLIDGNDIWAKNADKRALRFLVGLVFQYPEYQLFEETVYKDIAFGPHNMGLSDTEIDERVREAADFVGVEPDWLDKSPFALSGGQKRRVAIAGVLAMRPKVLILDEPAAGLDPRGRESILARIRDYQRTQGNTVLLVSHSMEDIARLATRVLVMDKGKALLYDTVPATFARSRELLEMGLDVPQITRVFLRLKEMGFSVHDTVYTIEQGKDEILRVLKEAGR; encoded by the coding sequence TTGCCCATCATCCAAACCCAACAACTGACTTACAAATACGGCGCGGGCACCCCGTTTGAGCAGATCGCGCTGGATCATGTGGATCTCTCCATTGAGGAAGGGGAATTCGTCGGGGTCATCGGCCACACCGGCTCCGGCAAATCCACGCTGCTCCAGCATTTCAACGGCCTGCTCAAGCCCGGCAGCGGCCGCGTGCTCATCGACGGCAACGATATCTGGGCAAAAAACGCCGACAAACGCGCCTTGCGTTTTCTCGTCGGGCTGGTGTTCCAGTATCCCGAATACCAGCTCTTTGAGGAAACGGTTTATAAGGACATCGCGTTCGGCCCGCACAACATGGGGCTTAGCGACACGGAGATCGACGAGCGGGTGCGCGAGGCCGCCGATTTCGTAGGCGTGGAGCCGGACTGGCTCGATAAATCCCCGTTTGCGCTCTCAGGCGGGCAGAAGCGTCGGGTGGCCATCGCGGGCGTGCTCGCCATGCGCCCGAAGGTGCTGATATTGGACGAGCCTGCCGCCGGGCTGGACCCGCGCGGCCGCGAATCCATCCTCGCCCGCATCCGCGACTATCAGCGCACGCAGGGCAACACGGTGCTGCTCGTCTCCCACAGCATGGAGGACATCGCCCGGCTGGCCACCCGCGTGCTGGTGATGGACAAGGGCAAGGCCTTGCTGTATGACACGGTGCCCGCCACCTTTGCCCGCTCCCGCGAGCTGCTGGAGATGGGGCTGGACGTGCCGCAGATTACGCGGGTGTTTCTGCGCTTGAAAGAGATGGGCTTTTCCGTACACGACACGGTCTATACCATCGAGCAGGGCAAAGATGAAATTTTGCGGGTGTTGAAGGAGGCGGGCCGATGA
- a CDS encoding energy-coupling factor transporter ATPase, protein MEHILDIEHISYSYPIDEVTRVQALRDVSLRVPKGEFLAILGHNGSGKSTLAKHFNAILLPESGAVRAMGIDTRDEDRLYDIRRHVGMVFQNPDNQIVATIVEEDVAFALENMGIPTPEIRRRVDDALKTVGMYDYRKHAPHRLSGGQKQRVAIAGVLAMRPDCIVLDEPTAMLDPRGRKEVLSTLLDLHARGVTVVLITHFMDEAVQADRVVVMEHGGILLSGTPKEVFGNVTLLKSIGLDVPQAAELAWELDKCGLRLPDGILTVNELADALAGLLEGSRCPSSKPNN, encoded by the coding sequence GTGGAACACATTCTTGATATCGAACACATTTCCTATTCCTATCCGATAGACGAAGTCACCCGCGTGCAGGCGCTGCGCGACGTCAGCCTGCGGGTGCCTAAGGGCGAATTCCTGGCGATACTGGGACACAACGGGTCTGGAAAATCCACCCTTGCCAAGCATTTCAACGCCATTTTGCTGCCCGAGAGCGGCGCCGTGCGCGCCATGGGCATCGACACGCGGGACGAAGACCGCCTGTACGACATCCGCCGGCATGTGGGCATGGTGTTCCAGAACCCGGATAACCAGATCGTGGCCACCATTGTGGAAGAAGACGTGGCCTTTGCGCTGGAAAACATGGGCATACCCACGCCGGAGATCCGCCGCCGGGTAGATGATGCGCTCAAAACCGTGGGGATGTACGACTACCGCAAGCACGCACCGCACCGCCTTTCCGGCGGGCAGAAGCAGCGGGTAGCCATCGCGGGCGTACTGGCCATGCGGCCCGACTGCATCGTGCTCGACGAACCCACCGCCATGCTCGACCCGCGCGGCCGCAAAGAGGTGCTCTCCACGTTACTGGACCTGCACGCCCGCGGCGTAACGGTGGTGCTCATTACCCATTTCATGGACGAAGCCGTGCAGGCAGACCGCGTGGTGGTGATGGAACACGGCGGCATTTTGCTTTCCGGAACGCCCAAAGAGGTGTTCGGCAACGTCACACTGCTCAAGTCCATCGGGCTGGACGTGCCGCAGGCCGCCGAGCTCGCCTGGGAGCTCGACAAATGCGGGCTGCGTCTGCCCGATGGCATCCTCACCGTCAACGAACTGGCCGACGCGCTCGCCGGCCTGCTGGAGGGATCGCGTTGCCCATCATCCAAACCCAACAACTGA
- a CDS encoding class I SAM-dependent methyltransferase, with the protein MRLADGWKDYTVLDASDGEKLERWGKYTLIRPDPQVIWQTPRGEAWRHADGHYFRSKAGGGHWEAKLPDQWQIAYGSLRFLLKPMGFKHTGLFPEQAVNWDWMQNTIRNAGRPIKVLNLFAYTGGATVACAAAGAQVTHVDAAKGMVAWAKENAALSDLADKPIRYLVDDCGKFVARELRRGNRYDAILMDPPSYGRGPGGEVWKLEETLFDLLEQAAGLLSDKPLFFLLNSYTTGLSPSVMAYMLGVTAAKGRGGRLEADEIGLPVKETGLALPCGATALLSFA; encoded by the coding sequence ATGCGGCTGGCCGACGGCTGGAAAGACTATACGGTGCTCGACGCCTCGGACGGGGAAAAGCTGGAACGCTGGGGGAAGTATACCCTCATCCGCCCCGACCCGCAGGTGATCTGGCAGACGCCGCGCGGCGAGGCATGGCGCCACGCCGACGGGCACTATTTCCGCTCCAAGGCGGGAGGCGGGCACTGGGAGGCCAAGCTGCCCGACCAGTGGCAGATCGCTTATGGCAGCCTGCGTTTCCTGCTCAAGCCGATGGGCTTCAAGCACACCGGCCTGTTCCCGGAGCAGGCGGTGAACTGGGACTGGATGCAAAACACCATCCGAAACGCAGGGCGGCCCATCAAGGTGCTCAACCTGTTTGCCTACACCGGCGGGGCCACGGTGGCCTGCGCCGCCGCGGGCGCGCAGGTGACGCATGTGGACGCGGCCAAAGGCATGGTGGCCTGGGCCAAGGAAAACGCCGCGCTCTCCGACCTGGCGGACAAACCCATCCGCTATCTGGTGGATGACTGCGGCAAATTCGTGGCGCGCGAGTTGCGGCGCGGCAACCGGTACGACGCCATCCTGATGGACCCGCCCTCCTACGGACGCGGACCGGGCGGCGAGGTGTGGAAGCTGGAAGAAACGCTGTTCGACCTGCTGGAACAGGCGGCGGGCCTGCTTTCGGACAAGCCCCTCTTTTTTCTGCTCAACTCCTACACAACCGGGTTGTCCCCCTCGGTGATGGCCTACATGTTGGGCGTCACGGCCGCCAAGGGACGCGGCGGGCGGCTGGAGGCCGATGAGATCGGCCTGCCGGTCAAGGAAACCGGGCTGGCGCTTCCCTGCGGCGCCACCGCGCTGCTCTCTTTTGCGTAA
- the glmM gene encoding phosphoglucosamine mutase: protein MGRLFGTDGVRGVAGTELDCALAMNLGRAAAMVLTEAVQHRPRILIGTDTRVSADMLESALAAGFCSVGADVVLLGVVPTPAVAYLVQQYGADAGAVISASHNPMEYNGIKLFNGEGYKLSDALEEKIEAILLDGAAKPPVKTGNDIGRLSRSKEAVGDYVRHLLGLAETDFSGLRIAVDCANGAASVTAPLLFAALGAECDILSANPDGTNINDHCGSTHLEQLRGFVVENRCDLGVAFDGDADRCLAVDETGAVIDGDKLIAIFANDMKLRGILPENTAVVTVLSNLGFFRFAETNGIHVQTTKVGDRYVLEAMRQNGYAVGGEQSGHIIFLHDATTGDGELTAVRLISALKSAGCRASELASVMQTYPQVMVNVRVCSEGKTRLPGDTAICAAVKQAEEMLAGDGRVLVRASGTEPLIRVMVEGKDITTIEKLAGGIADVVKTRMGA from the coding sequence ATGGGCAGACTTTTTGGGACAGACGGCGTGCGCGGCGTTGCGGGCACGGAACTGGACTGCGCGCTTGCCATGAACCTCGGGCGCGCGGCGGCCATGGTGCTCACCGAGGCCGTGCAGCATCGGCCGCGCATCCTCATCGGCACCGACACGCGCGTTTCCGCCGACATGCTTGAAAGCGCGCTGGCGGCTGGCTTCTGCTCCGTTGGGGCGGACGTGGTGCTGCTCGGCGTGGTGCCTACCCCCGCCGTGGCCTATCTGGTGCAGCAATACGGCGCCGACGCGGGCGCTGTGATCTCCGCTTCGCACAATCCCATGGAATATAACGGCATCAAGCTGTTCAACGGCGAAGGCTATAAACTTTCGGACGCGCTGGAAGAAAAAATCGAGGCCATTTTGCTCGACGGCGCCGCAAAGCCGCCCGTGAAGACCGGCAACGACATCGGGCGGCTCTCCCGCTCCAAGGAAGCGGTCGGAGATTACGTGCGCCATCTGCTCGGGCTGGCGGAAACCGATTTTTCCGGCCTGCGCATCGCGGTGGACTGCGCCAACGGCGCCGCCAGCGTGACCGCCCCGCTGCTGTTTGCGGCGCTGGGCGCGGAATGCGATATTCTCAGCGCCAATCCGGACGGAACAAATATCAACGACCACTGCGGCTCCACTCATCTGGAACAACTGCGGGGCTTTGTGGTGGAAAACCGCTGCGACCTCGGCGTGGCGTTCGACGGCGACGCCGACCGCTGCCTGGCGGTGGATGAGACCGGCGCGGTCATCGACGGCGACAAGCTCATCGCCATCTTTGCCAACGACATGAAGCTGCGCGGCATTTTGCCGGAAAACACGGCGGTAGTCACCGTGCTCTCCAATCTCGGCTTTTTCCGGTTTGCGGAAACCAACGGCATCCATGTCCAGACCACCAAGGTGGGCGACCGCTATGTGCTGGAAGCCATGCGGCAGAACGGCTACGCCGTGGGCGGCGAACAGTCCGGCCACATCATTTTCCTGCACGACGCCACCACCGGCGACGGCGAGCTGACCGCCGTCCGGCTCATCAGCGCGCTCAAGAGCGCGGGATGCAGGGCGTCCGAACTGGCGTCCGTCATGCAAACCTATCCGCAGGTGATGGTGAACGTGCGTGTCTGCTCGGAAGGCAAGACCCGCCTGCCCGGGGACACGGCCATCTGCGCGGCGGTGAAACAGGCGGAGGAAATGCTGGCGGGCGACGGCCGCGTGCTGGTGCGCGCCTCCGGCACCGAGCCGCTCATCCGCGTGATGGTGGAAGGCAAAGACATCACCACCATCGAAAAACTGGCCGGTGGCATCGCCGACGTGGTCAAAACCCGGATGGGGGCCTGA
- the ruvB gene encoding Holliday junction branch migration DNA helicase RuvB, with product MESDFENRIVTPDYTAEDVDAEQSLRPRTLAEYTGQEKVKENLKIFIEAAKKRGEALDHVLLYGPPGLGKTTLAGVIANEMGVNLRVTSGPAIEKQGDLAALLTNLAPHDILFIDEVHRLSRSVEEVLYPAMEDYALDIILGKGPSARSIRLDLPRFTLIGATTRAGQLTSPLRDRFGVLMRLELYTKEELCGIITRSAGILQIDCEPGGAMEIAGRARGTPRVANRLLRRVRDFAQVIGSGVITQETAGRALDRLEIDKLGLDATDRRMLGMLIRHYGGGPAGIETLAAAMGEEAVTLEDVCEPYLMQVGFLMRTPRGRMATAAAYAHLGLTPPQSPPPECEQQSFL from the coding sequence ATGGAATCGGATTTTGAAAACCGCATCGTCACACCGGACTACACCGCCGAGGACGTCGATGCCGAACAGAGTCTGCGCCCCCGCACGCTGGCGGAATACACCGGGCAGGAAAAGGTAAAGGAAAACCTGAAAATCTTCATCGAGGCGGCCAAAAAGCGCGGCGAGGCGCTCGACCACGTGCTGCTCTACGGCCCGCCCGGTCTGGGCAAGACCACCCTTGCGGGCGTGATCGCCAACGAGATGGGCGTGAACCTGCGCGTCACCTCCGGCCCGGCCATTGAAAAGCAGGGCGATCTGGCGGCGCTGCTCACCAACCTCGCCCCACACGACATCCTCTTCATCGACGAAGTGCACCGCCTCTCGCGCAGCGTGGAGGAAGTTCTCTACCCCGCCATGGAGGATTACGCGCTGGACATCATCCTGGGCAAGGGGCCGAGCGCGCGTTCCATCCGGCTCGATCTGCCGCGCTTCACCCTCATCGGCGCGACCACCCGCGCGGGGCAGCTCACTTCCCCGCTGCGCGACCGGTTCGGCGTGCTGATGCGGCTGGAACTCTACACCAAAGAAGAACTCTGCGGCATCATCACCCGCAGCGCGGGCATTTTGCAGATCGACTGCGAGCCGGGCGGCGCAATGGAGATCGCCGGGCGGGCGCGCGGCACGCCGCGCGTGGCCAACCGCCTGCTGCGCCGTGTGCGCGACTTCGCGCAGGTGATAGGCAGCGGGGTCATCACACAGGAAACGGCCGGGCGCGCGCTCGACCGGCTGGAGATCGACAAGCTGGGGCTGGACGCGACCGACCGCCGGATGCTCGGCATGCTCATCCGCCATTACGGAGGCGGACCCGCCGGCATCGAAACGCTGGCGGCCGCCATGGGCGAAGAAGCCGTCACGCTCGAAGACGTCTGCGAGCCCTACCTGATGCAGGTCGGTTTCCTCATGCGCACCCCGCGCGGGCGGATGGCCACCGCCGCGGCCTATGCCCATCTGGGCCTTACGCCGCCGCAGTCCCCGCCGCCGGAATGCGAACAGCAGTCTTTTTTATAA
- the ruvA gene encoding Holliday junction branch migration protein RuvA — MIYSLKGTLTHTGPGMAVISCGGVGFKCLTTANTLGALPPPGEEAFLYTHLNVREDALDLYGFGSEEELHCFRMLIGVSGVGPKAALSILSGTTPAQFAFSVASGDAKALTRAPGIGSKIAQRIVLELKDKINGEQAAANFTGGTPVPAVSGGSAAEAVSALVVLGYSGTEAQGAVNRCDPAQSVEDIIRQALRLLASR, encoded by the coding sequence ATGATATACAGCCTCAAAGGCACGCTCACCCATACCGGACCGGGCATGGCCGTCATCAGCTGCGGCGGGGTGGGCTTTAAATGCCTGACCACCGCCAACACGCTCGGTGCGCTGCCGCCGCCGGGCGAGGAAGCTTTCCTCTACACCCACCTGAACGTGCGGGAGGATGCGCTCGACCTTTACGGGTTTGGCAGCGAGGAAGAACTGCACTGCTTCCGCATGCTCATCGGGGTCTCCGGCGTGGGCCCGAAGGCGGCGCTCTCCATCCTCTCCGGGACGACACCCGCGCAGTTCGCCTTTTCCGTCGCGTCGGGCGACGCCAAGGCGCTCACGCGCGCGCCCGGCATCGGCAGCAAAATCGCGCAACGCATCGTGCTGGAACTGAAAGATAAAATCAACGGCGAACAGGCCGCGGCGAACTTTACCGGCGGCACACCCGTGCCCGCCGTTTCCGGCGGCAGCGCGGCGGAAGCCGTAAGCGCGCTGGTGGTGCTTGGCTATTCCGGTACCGAAGCGCAGGGCGCGGTGAACCGCTGCGACCCCGCACAGTCCGTCGAGGACATCATCCGCCAGGCGTTGCGCCTGCTCGCAAGCAGATGA
- the ruvC gene encoding crossover junction endodeoxyribonuclease RuvC — MVVLGIDPGYAIIGYGAVRYAQNRYTVLEYGAIRTEANTPFPARLAQIYDGMRELFRVCRPDAVAVEELFFNTNTTTGIAVAEARGVILLAAEQAGVRVAEYTPSQVKQAVVGYGRAEKAQVMELTRMLLGLREVPKPDDTADALAIAICHANSAGSRLGALYRQGR; from the coding sequence ATGGTCGTTTTGGGGATAGACCCCGGTTATGCCATTATAGGCTACGGCGCGGTGCGCTATGCGCAGAACCGCTATACGGTGTTGGAATACGGCGCCATCCGCACCGAAGCGAACACCCCCTTTCCCGCGCGGCTGGCGCAGATCTACGACGGCATGCGGGAGCTCTTCCGCGTTTGCCGACCGGACGCGGTAGCCGTGGAAGAACTGTTTTTCAACACCAACACCACCACGGGCATCGCGGTGGCGGAGGCGCGCGGCGTGATCCTGCTCGCGGCCGAGCAGGCCGGCGTGCGGGTGGCGGAATACACGCCCTCGCAGGTGAAGCAGGCGGTGGTGGGCTATGGCCGTGCGGAAAAAGCGCAGGTGATGGAGCTGACGCGCATGCTGCTCGGGCTGCGCGAGGTGCCAAAGCCCGACGACACCGCCGACGCACTGGCCATCGCCATCTGCCACGCCAACAGCGCCGGTTCGCGCCTGGGCGCACTCTATCGGCAGGGACGGTGA
- a CDS encoding Sapep family Mn(2+)-dependent dipeptidase, whose protein sequence is MEKAQIEAYFAAHKQELLDDICRVVRIKSDKGESEPGKPFGAGPAAALAEVLRIAENMGFRTQNYDNYVGTVDANDKEPQLNILAHLDVVPAGNGWTVTQPFEPVERDGRLYGRGTADDKGPAIAALYALKAVKDLGVPLQKNVRLIVGTDEECGSSDIAYYYSKEKESPMTFSPDASFPVINVEKARLEGELTARFTPSEMLPRVRRADAGVKANVVHDAACALVEGLTAEALAPYLQQAEERTGAHFAAAPAENGAEITAKGKAAHASTPEQGNNALTALLTLLAALPLAQSDGAAKLRALARLFPHGDTTGSAAGVAMRDDVSGPLTISLNMLHVDETGISGVFDCRAPVCATEDNLQNVLARRLEEAGFALEPHFSPAHHVPGDTPFVRTLLKCYEQYTGRKGECLYTGGGTYVHSLKNGVAFGCSLPETDNRMHGADEFAVVDELLLAGQIFTQAIIDLCGA, encoded by the coding sequence ATGGAAAAAGCGCAGATCGAAGCGTACTTCGCGGCCCACAAACAGGAGCTGCTTGACGATATCTGCCGCGTGGTGCGGATCAAGAGCGACAAAGGCGAGTCCGAACCCGGCAAACCGTTTGGCGCGGGGCCGGCGGCGGCGCTGGCGGAAGTGCTCCGTATAGCGGAGAACATGGGCTTTCGCACCCAAAACTACGACAACTATGTTGGCACGGTGGATGCAAACGACAAGGAGCCCCAGCTCAACATCCTCGCGCACCTCGACGTGGTGCCTGCCGGGAACGGCTGGACGGTGACGCAGCCGTTCGAGCCGGTGGAGCGGGACGGTCGGCTCTACGGGCGCGGCACGGCGGACGACAAAGGCCCGGCCATCGCGGCGCTCTATGCGCTCAAGGCGGTCAAGGATCTCGGCGTGCCTTTGCAAAAAAACGTGCGGCTCATCGTCGGCACCGATGAAGAGTGCGGCAGCTCGGACATCGCGTATTATTATAGTAAGGAAAAAGAAAGCCCCATGACCTTTTCGCCGGATGCGTCCTTTCCGGTCATCAATGTGGAAAAGGCGCGGCTGGAAGGGGAACTGACCGCGCGGTTCACACCGTCGGAAATGCTGCCGCGCGTAAGGCGGGCGGATGCGGGCGTCAAAGCAAACGTGGTGCATGACGCCGCCTGTGCGCTGGTGGAGGGTCTTACGGCGGAGGCGCTGGCACCCTACCTGCAGCAGGCGGAGGAACGCACCGGTGCGCATTTTGCCGCCGCCCCGGCCGAAAACGGCGCGGAGATCACGGCAAAAGGCAAGGCCGCGCATGCCTCCACGCCGGAGCAGGGCAACAATGCCCTCACCGCGCTGCTCACCCTGCTGGCCGCTCTGCCGCTGGCACAGAGCGACGGCGCGGCCAAATTGCGCGCGCTGGCACGGCTTTTCCCGCACGGTGACACGACGGGCAGCGCGGCGGGCGTGGCCATGCGGGACGATGTTTCCGGTCCGCTCACCATCAGTTTGAACATGCTGCATGTGGATGAAACGGGTATCTCCGGCGTGTTCGACTGCCGGGCGCCTGTCTGCGCCACCGAAGACAATCTGCAAAACGTGCTGGCACGCCGGTTGGAAGAAGCCGGGTTTGCGCTGGAACCGCACTTCAGCCCCGCGCACCATGTGCCGGGGGACACGCCGTTCGTGCGCACGCTGCTCAAATGCTACGAGCAGTATACCGGCCGCAAAGGGGAATGCCTGTATACCGGTGGAGGCACCTATGTGCATTCTTTGAAAAACGGCGTGGCGTTCGGCTGTTCCCTGCCCGAAACAGACAACCGCATGCACGGCGCGGACGAATTCGCCGTGGTGGACGAGCTGCTTCTTGCGGGGCAGATATTCACGCAGGCCATCATCGACCTTTGCGGGGCGTGA
- a CDS encoding tRNA 2-thiocytidine(32) synthetase TtcA produces MEFYEQVEQSIRKKYRREIWLRFIQSIKDYELIKAGDRIAVCISGGKDSMCMAKCFQQLVPHSEVPFTAEYLVMDPGYNAANRRRILDNAEALHVPIHLFETKIFDIVADVEHSPCYLCARMRRGYLYKKAQELGCNKIALAHHFDDAIETVLLSMLYSGEIKTMMPKLHSAHYPGMELIRPMYLVREADIIAWRQYNGLQFIQCACRFTENCALSDGGGSKRLEMKKLIRTFRQASPPIDMNIFRSVHNVDLGAVIGWRKHGERHSFLDDYDA; encoded by the coding sequence ATGGAGTTTTACGAACAGGTCGAACAAAGCATCCGGAAGAAATACCGCAGGGAGATCTGGCTGCGGTTCATTCAGAGCATCAAGGACTACGAGTTGATCAAAGCAGGGGACCGCATTGCCGTCTGTATTTCGGGCGGTAAGGATTCGATGTGCATGGCCAAATGCTTTCAGCAGCTTGTGCCGCACAGCGAGGTGCCGTTCACCGCGGAGTATCTGGTGATGGACCCCGGCTACAACGCCGCCAACCGCCGGCGTATCCTGGATAACGCCGAGGCGCTGCATGTCCCCATTCATCTTTTTGAAACGAAGATTTTCGATATCGTGGCGGATGTGGAGCATTCGCCCTGTTATCTCTGCGCGCGGATGCGGCGCGGCTATCTGTACAAAAAGGCGCAGGAGCTGGGCTGCAATAAGATTGCACTGGCGCACCATTTTGACGACGCCATTGAAACGGTGCTGCTGAGCATGCTCTACAGCGGCGAGATCAAGACCATGATGCCCAAGCTGCACAGCGCGCATTATCCGGGCATGGAGCTCATCCGGCCGATGTATCTGGTGCGGGAAGCCGACATCATCGCATGGCGGCAGTACAATGGGCTGCAATTCATTCAGTGTGCCTGCCGCTTCACCGAAAACTGCGCGCTGAGCGACGGCGGCGGTTCCAAACGGCTGGAGATGAAGAAACTTATCCGGACATTCCGGCAGGCCAGCCCGCCCATCGACATGAATATTTTCCGCAGTGTGCACAATGTGGATCTGGGCGCGGTGATTGGCTGGCGGAAGCACGGGGAGCGGCACAGCTTTCTGGACGATTACGACGCATGA